Within Telopea speciosissima isolate NSW1024214 ecotype Mountain lineage chromosome 8, Tspe_v1, whole genome shotgun sequence, the genomic segment AGAAAGGTAGAAAGAAACAACATTGTGATAGTGAaataaacaagagagagagagagagagagagagagagagagagagagagattggttTGGTCATGGATACTTGTAGAGAAGAAGACACACAACTCAAATATGCTTGGGTGCACGGACCCATCATCGTTGGTGCAGGCCCTTCAGGTCTAGCAGTCTCTGCTTGCTTAGATGAGAAAGGTATCCCATCTCTTGTGCTTGAAAAAAGCAACTGCATAGCCTCTCTATGGCAATACAAGACCTACAGCCGATTAACACTCCATCTACCGAAGCAGTTCTGTGAGCTCCCTCTCATGGGTTTCCCTACTGACTTCCCAAAATACCCATCAAAGCAACAGTTCATCTCTTACATGAAATCCTACACAACATACTTCTCTATTGAACCAAGGTTCAGTCAATCGGTCGAATCAGCCAAGTTCGATCCGAGCTGTGAGTTCTGGAGAGTTCGGACCCCAGACATAGAATACATCTCTCGGTGGCTTATCGTGGCCACCGGAGAGAACGCCGAGCCTGTAATTCCTGAAATTCCAGGAATGGACAGGTTCCACGGCCCTATCATTCACACTAGCATGTACCAATCTGGTGAAGAGTTTCGGAACCAGAAGGTCTTGGTAATTGGTTGTGGTAATTCGGGCATGGAAGTCTGCTTCGATCTCTGTAGTTATAATGCAAGCAGTCATATGGTTGTGAGAAATACTGTAAGTGTAAGCTGAGAACTCAACTCATTCAAGTTGAAACTTTTTGTTccaatttaattaaaatttggTTCTTTCAGGTTCATATTCTACCAAGGGAGATGTTTGGATTCTCAACATTTGGGTTAGCTATGGCTCTTCTTAAATGGTTTCCCTTGAGATTGGTAGACAAGTTCTTATTACTTGTGACGAGCTTGACCTTGGGCAACACAGACTGGTTAGGCCTCCGACGACCCAAAACAGGACCTATTGAGCTTAAGAACATGACGGGTAAAACCCCGGTCCTTGATGCAGGAGCtctattacaaataaaaaatggCAAGATCCAGGTAGGGTTGAAGTTGGTAttgtgtgttttgttttttctaatGATGGTTTAAAATGGGTATTGTGGGCTTTGTGGTTTTTAACTTCCATAGGTGATGGAGGGTGTGAGAGAGATAACTAGAAGAGGGGCTAAATTTGTTGATGGACAAGAAAAGGAGTTCGATTCCATAATCTTAGCAACGGGGTACAAGAGCAACGTTCCTTCTTGGCTCAAGGTTATAACACAcacactcactctctctctctctctctctctctctcactctcactctcgAGCTTTTATCTTATTATCAATCTTCTGTCGCTTTCATGCTTGCATACACAGGTACTAGCCTACAAAGCGTTTCTTTTCCATATTCTATGACTcgactggttttttttttttttttttttttctttcttgtaagTTCCCTGCTCTAGGGAGAGAGACAGATGGGACTTTATACTATTAGTAGAATGGGGCTAACATCTGATGAGTtgctatcatgaaaattttgggttttgtttggaGATCTTTACCATGCAAATAGCTTGAGGTGTAGGTAGGGGTGTGGTCGGTTTAGATcggatttggtttggtttcattGGTTTCAATGTAAGAACGAGTgaatcaaaacatgatccaataagggtGCATCAGTTTcttatcggtttggtttcgatttcttaTCGGTTTACTATCGGTTTGGTTATGATTTACCATGCAAGTATATTCATATgtatggaaaaaaaatgtatttttatatGGATTTTGGGCTGCTACTTGTTTCAAATCGGGTTATTATAgtttaggtctgattttt encodes:
- the LOC122672618 gene encoding probable indole-3-pyruvate monooxygenase YUCCA4, which encodes MDTCREEDTQLKYAWVHGPIIVGAGPSGLAVSACLDEKGIPSLVLEKSNCIASLWQYKTYSRLTLHLPKQFCELPLMGFPTDFPKYPSKQQFISYMKSYTTYFSIEPRFSQSVESAKFDPSCEFWRVRTPDIEYISRWLIVATGENAEPVIPEIPGMDRFHGPIIHTSMYQSGEEFRNQKVLVIGCGNSGMEVCFDLCSYNASSHMVVRNTVHILPREMFGFSTFGLAMALLKWFPLRLVDKFLLLVTSLTLGNTDWLGLRRPKTGPIELKNMTGKTPVLDAGALLQIKNGKIQVMEGVREITRRGAKFVDGQEKEFDSIILATGYKSNVPSWLKSCDFFTDEGMPRTPFPNGWKGENGLYSVGFTRRGLLGTASDAIKIAADIADQCRAFKDAMITTCNAHIVLHKKS